The genomic region CCGTCAGACCATGGCCGACCGCGCTGAGGAGACTGTGGCTGCGGTCCGGGCGGTGAGAAGCCGCGAGGACGTGCTATCCGGTGCGGTCGCGCTGATCGGCGGCAGCCAGGGAGGCTGGGTGGCTCAACTCGCGGCGTCAGCCGACGACAGGATAGCGGCGGTGGTGACGGTGTCAGGTCCGGGCGTGAACGCGCGAGCTCAGGAGGAGTACCGGCTCCGCCACCAACTCGCGGCGGAGGGCTTCAGCAGCGCGGACATCCAGCAGGCGCTTGTTCTGCTACGCGACCAGGTCCAGCGGGTTCAGTCAGGCGACGACCCCGCGCGAGTGCACGCCGCGCAAGCGCACTGGCATGCCGCCCCCTGGTATCCGCTACTCGCTGGAACAACACCCCGGTCCATCGCATTCATCGCGGGCATCGCGGACTACGACCCTGCCCCTGCACTGGCAGCTCTAAATTGCCCGCTGCTGGCAATCTTCGGCGCAGATGACCTGCTGGTGCCGGTAGAGGCGAGCGTGCGCGCCATCAGCAACACCCTCAAGGACGCTGGCCATACCGATCACGCGATGGTGGTCTTTCCCGGTGCTGACCACAACATTCGCGTCTACACGGGCAAGGGACCCGCGCAGGTCAAGCAGGGTCGCTACACCCCTGCCGAGAGGGCTGCGGGTTTCGACGAACTCATCGTCACCTGGCTACAGCGCCGCTTGCCGCTGGGACCTGATCTCCTCCTCGGGCAGTCGTAGATCTTCCGGCTTCCCCGGACGGGGACAAGGTGGAGCGCCCTGCCGGACGTACGACCTTCGTCCCCGTCCGGTGAAGCTGGTAGCCCTTGTGGTGCCCGGCGAGGTGATCCGCGCGGCTGATCTCTGAGGAGGGCCGGGGTTCGGGGCGGAGCCCCGAGGTCTTGTAGTCCTGGTCGTCCCCAGGCATGGCCGGCCGGCCCGGCCGATGCCGGCCGGAGGTCGCCAGCAGGCCGGGGCCAGGCCGGCGCCGCCTTGACGTGTACGCGGGACTGTTCGGTGACGACCTGGACGCGGTCGCCAACCGGCTAGACGAGGCGGTCACAGCGCGGGACAAGGACTATCTAAGGACTGGCACTGCTGGCGGCGAGTTTGTCGACCTTGGAAAACGGCGAAGCCCAGGCCGGTGACCTGGGCTTCTGTACCGAGCCGCCTGACGGAATCGAACCGTCGACCTACGCATTACGAGATCAAGGTAGGCGGGTCTGCAACCTGCCCGCATGTGCAGCTACCAGCGAAGACGCTTCTCGGCATCTTTCACCGCTCCCCCGCAATCCACCGACCTCTTGCGGACTGGATGCGGACTGACCCGCTGGTCGGCACGCCCACACTCGTCCCGCGATTAGGCCCAACTGACATCGCCCTTCGGCACCGCTACACGCGCCACTCCTGTCGGTAGTCGGGGTGCTCGTAGTAGGACTGCGCCAGCACTCGGACCGCGTACGCGAGACCAGCGAAACGCTCGTCAGAGGGGTCCATCGCCTCGTACTCCCGTGCCAGCATCTCGACCAGGTCGAGCATCGGCAGGTGGCTGTCGAGCAGAGCTTCACCGCCGAACCGGTGGGCCACCTCGGCATAAGCATGGTTGTCCGCCTCGTAGCGGGCATGAAGGAACCGCAGGAGATCTTCCATCCGCCGATTCTCGCGCGCCGCCACGCCGCTTACTCGCTGCCATCCCGTCTGCCGCCGACCCACACACCGTGGAGCGGGCCAGGGCCAGGGCGACAAGGTGGAGCGCCCTACCGGACGAACGACCTTGTCGCCCTGGCCCTGGTCTGCTCGGCTCTGCCTGGGTCGGAGGGCGTGCGGCTGCCTCGGGTGGTTCGGGAGGAGCCGGTGTTTCTCGACCACGACCAGGTGGCGAGGCTCGCGGAGGCGTGCGGGCGCTATAGGTTGCTGGTGCGGGCCCTCGCCTACACCGGGCTGCGGTGGGGTGAGGCGTCAGCGCTGCGGGTGTCGCGGCTGGACCTCCTGCGGCGTCGGGTGACGGTCGCCGTGGCGTTCGCCGAGGTTGGCGGAGAGCTGGTCGAGGGCACGCCGAAGAACCATCAGCGCCGTTCGGTGCCGATCCCGCGCTTCCTCGTCGACGAGCTGGCCGCGCACGTGGCCGGCAAGCGCCGGGACGAGCTGGTGTTCACCGCGCCAGCCGGCGGGCCGCTGCGCAACACCAACTTCCGGTCGCGAGTCTTCGCGCCGGCAGCGGCGTCGGTCGGGCTGGCCGGGCTGACTCCTCACGATCTGCGGCACACGGCCGCGAGTCTGGCCGTGGCGGCGGGTGCGAACGTCAAGGCGGTGCAGCGGATGCTTGGGCACGCCTCGGCGTCGATGACGCTGGACGTGTACGCGGGGCTGTTCGGTGACGACCTGGACGCTGTTGCCAACCGGCTGGACGAGGCGGTCGCGGCGCGGGATGCGGACTATTTGCGGACTGGCACGGTTGGCGGCGAGGTTGTCGACCTTGGGAAACGGCGAAGCCCAGGCCGATGACCTGGGCTTCTGTACCGAGCCGCCTGACGGAATCGAACCGTCGACCTACGCATTACGAGTGCGTCGCTCTAGCCGACTGAGCTAAGGCGGCAACGATCGCCAAGTGTACGGCACGCCCCGGCTACGGCCGAACCGGATACCCCCGCCCGGGCCGCCCTCGGCAAGCCGGACATCGGGTGCGATCCGGTCGGTCGCCGGACAGCATTCACGGCGGGTCGGGACTACGCTGCGGCGCGTGAGCGACGACCACCCCCGCCCCGACGACCCGGCCCGCGACCCGGAGGACTTCCCGGCCGCGGACGGCTCCGCCGCCGAGAGCAGCGCGAGCGACCCTACCGCCGGCAGCGCCGCGGGATCCCCGAGCGGCCCCACCGCCGGCGAGCCCTCGACCGGCCCGGGCGCCGGGGCCGCCAGCGAGCCGGCCGGCCACCGGGCGGCCCGCCGGCCGCGGACCACGGATCCGCTGGAGCTGGGCTTCACCCCGCGCAAGCCGGTGCCGTGGCTCGCGCCGCTCCTGCTGATCAGCACCGGTCTCCGTACGCTGCTGGCGATGCTCTTCGGGGCGTACCTGGACAAGCGGGAGCTGCAGAACTCCCTCGACGCCCGGATCGAGCGGCAGGTCGGGCCGGACGGTGGGCTCTGGCTGGACTACGTGGCCGACCTGGGCGACGGCTTCAACTCCACCTACTCGGTCGCGTACCTGTTGGCCCAGCGCGAGCTGGAGGTCGACGGCCACCGCCTGCCCCGGGCGCAGACCCTGGTGATGGGGGGCGACCAGGTCTACCCGTCGGCGGCCTACGAGGCGTACGAGGACCGGTGCAAGGGGCCGTACCAGGCGGCGCTGCCGGTCGCCCCGCCCGAACGTCCCACCCTGTTCGCGGTGCCGGGCAACCACGACTGGTACGACGGCCTGACCGCCTTCCTGCGGCTCTTCGTCCGGTCCCGGGACCGGCACTTCGGCGGCTGGGGCACCGGCCAGTCCCGCTCCTACTTCGCCGTCGAGCTGCCCGCCGACTGGTGGCTGCTCGGCCTGGACGACCAGTCCGGCTCGTACCTGGACGATCCGCAGCTCGCCTACTTCGACACCGTGGCGCGGAAGCTGGGCCCGCAGAGCAGGGTGATCCTGGCGGTGCCGGCGCCGACGTGGGTCAAGGCGGTCGACCACCCCACGGCGTACGACTCGATCGACTACTTCATCCGTACGATCATCTCGCCGACCGGGGCGCAGGTCCGGCTGCTGGTCTCCGGCGACCTGCACCACTACGCCCGGTACGCCGGCGACGAGCGGCAGCTCATCACATGCGGGGGCGGTGGCGCCTACCTGTATCCGACGCACAAGCTCCCGGAGCGGATCGAGGTGCCTCCGAAGGACACCCTCGCCCGGCGGTCCAGCCTCACCCGGCCGTACGACCTGGTGGCCCGCTATCCGGACGCGGCCCGCTCCCGGCGCTACGGCTGGGGGATCTTCCCCCGGCTGCCGCTGCGCAACCCGGGCTTCGCCACCCTGCTCGGCACCCTGCACACCCTGCTGATGCTGGCCATGGCCGGGGTGGCGGCGAACCGGGTGGGCACCACCGAGCAGCGGCTGTTCAGCGTCCCGCTAGTGGTGATGCTGGTGGTGACGCTGCTCGGCGCCGCCTTCTTCGCCAAGCCGCCCAGCGCCGGCGGGAAGCGGCACGCCCGGCACTGGATCCTCGGCGTCGGGCACGGGCTGGCCCACGTCGGGCTGGGCGCGGCCGGCACCTGGGCCTGGCTGCACCTGCCGTTCTACGACTGGCCGTGGCCGCTGCCGGTGGCCGCCGCCGCGGTGCTCTACGGCCCGGTGAGTGGGCTGGTGGCGAGTCAACTGGTGGCGGCGTACCTGATGATCGCCGGCGCGTTCGGGGTGAACGTCAACGAACTCTTCGCCGGCCAGGGCATCGAGGACGCGAAGTCCTTCCTCCGGATGCGCATCGACCCGGACGGCACGCTGACCGTCTACCCGGTGGCGGTCGACCGGGTGGCCCGGGACTGGCAGGTCAACCCCGACCAGACGCCCACCGCCTCCTGGCTGACCCCGAAAACCCCACTGACCCCGCGCCTGGCCGAACCCCCGATCACCCTCACCTGACCCGCCCTCTCCGCGTTGATCATGAAGTTGTTGCCCCGACACGCCGACGCGGAGGGCAACAACTTCATGATCAACGCGGAGGGCCGGTGAGGGCGGGCGCCTGCGAAGGGGGTCAGGCGTTGTAGTGCTGGTCGTGGGCTTGGCGGGGGCCGCAGACGGAGGCCCGGGAGCAGGAGCAACGGGAGCCGTCGGCGTCCAGCCGCACGGTGACCGAGTCGCGGGGCACACTGTGGCCGACCACCCGGCCGTCACCCTCCGGGCTAGAGACCCGGGTGCCGATCGCCGGCGCGGACTCCTGGAACCGCTGGTAGAGCGGGTGCTCTTACTTGCTCGGAGACAGCATTACTCGATTAAGGATTTCGTCGACGACGCTCGCGAGAGGTGCCGTGGCGTCGATTACGGTACCGCTTCTCGGAATGTCTTCCTTCGTTCGATGCAATCGGGCGATGAGTTCGCGTTCCGCCGGTCTTCCGCCCCACTCGTCTTGCGGTCGCCCGTCAAGTCGCCCATTCAAGGTGTGCAGGTCGACGTCAAGGACAAAGACGCCATCAAACAAATCGATGAACTTGTGAAAGTTCCGTGAACCCCCGCAGAAGAAGGTCACCGGCTCGTCGTGGTTGGCGACCAGAGCTCTCACGTCATCCACGTGCCAGATGTGGTGCTCGTGCTTGAGACCGTCCGACGGCTCACCAGTCTCCGGGTCACCTTGATAAGCCAGTTCTCGGTCACCATTGATGGCATGATAGCCGCGCCGCTGCAACTCTTTGCAAACCGAAGTCTTGCCGGTGCCGGAGACGCCTTCAATCAGATAGTTCCTCATGCCCATCGCTGGATGATAACGAGCAAGGGTGAGACAAATGCTGTCCCGCACGGCTGCTCGGTCATCTGAGGCGGGATCACAGCCGTGAGCGACGAGGCACGTCGATCAACGCGCTGCGCCCTCCGGACCTGATTGGTCACGGCTTTCGTAGGCGCGGCGGGAGCCGCAGACGTCGGCGCGGGAGCACATGGAGCGCGAGCCGTCGGCGTCCAGGCGGACGGTCACCGCGTCCCTCGGGACGCTGTGGCCGACCACGCGGCCCTCCCCTCCCGGCGTGGTGACGCGGGCGCCGATCGCCGGGGCGGACTCCTGGAACCTGGAGTACAAAGGATGCTCGTACTTCAGGCAGCACATCAGTCGGCCGCACGCCCCGGAGATGCGCAGGGGGTTGAGCGGCAGATCCTGGTCCTTCGCCATCCGGATGGTCACCGGCTCGAAGTCGGTGAGGAACGTGGCGCAGCAGAGGTCCCGACCGCAGGAACCGATGCCGCCCTGCACTCGGGCCGAATCGCGGGCGGAGAGCTGACGCAGCTCGACGCGGCAGTGCAGGGTGGCGCCGAGGTCACGGACCAGCGACCGGAAGTCCACGCGGTGCGGGGCGGTGAAGTAGACCGTCGTCCGCTCACCACCGCCGCTGCTCTCGCCGGAGCCGAGCACGTGGTCGACGGCCACCACCTTCATCGGCAGGCCGTGCGCCCGGATCAGCTTCTTCGCGGCCACCTTCGCCTCGGCCTTACGCCGGCGCAGCGCCTCGTCGCGGCGCAGGTCCTCCTCGCCGGCCAGACCGGCCAGCTTGGGGAAGCCGTCGGTCTCCTCGGTGACCCACTGCGCGGCCCAGACGCACTCCGCCACCTCGGGCCCGTCGTCCGTGGGCACCAGCACCCGGTCGCCGACCTGCGGACGCAGCTCGCCGGGGTCGAGGTAGTAGAGGCGCCCGTACCGGTTGAAGCTGACCGCACAGAGCATGCCCATGCCCCCACCCTACGACGGACCGGCGGCCGGAGGCGGGCCGGGCGTCGCCGGACGACTACACCGTGCAGCCATCCACGACGGTCGACTCGACCGACCCGCCGGCCAACCCGTCGTGCCGTTGCCCCTCGCCCGGACGGCTGAATCCGGGCTGGCGCGGGCGACAAACGACCGGCGGAGGCGTTGAGTGGAGGCAGACCTGCGGGGGGTGCAGGGGGAAGCCACGGCGTCGCTGCCGGTGCCCGGTTCGGCCGGGCGCTCGAGCGCGACGCCGTCGGCTGTCCGGCCCCTGGGCCTGGTGGACCGCTACCAGCCGACCCGGGTCGGGGTGTCGTCGCGGGAGCGGCCGGCCACCGGCGGCCGCCAGGTCGACTCGGCGAGGCTGGGCGCCCACTCACGCAGCAGAGTTTCGGCCCCGTCGTACGCGACGCAGAGCACGGCCAGCACCCGGGCGGCGATCTCGGCCGCCTCGCCGACGCCCGGACCGGCCGGCCCGGAGCGGGACGCCGCACCGGTCACCATCGAGGTCGCGGCGACCACCGCGACCGCCTCGGCGGAGCGGAGCACCTCGGTGAGCGCCCGGGCCAGCGCGAGGCGGCTGCCCTCCACCCAGTCGGCCAGCGCGTCGGCGTAGCCGGCGGTGGACTCCAGCCGGCCGACCAGGCTCTCCGGGCCCTCGTCCAGGTGGTGCAGCAGCGCCGCCCGGGCCTGCCCGTACGCCTCGGCGGCCGGACCGGACCAGAGCACCTGGTCGGTCAGCGCGGCCGAGACGTCGTCGTAGCCACGGACCAGCCGGCGCACCGCGTGCCCCGCGCCCGCCAGCGGCACGGGACGCAGGTCGAGAAAGGTGCGCACCGCCTCACCGGGGAGCACCTGCATCCGGCGCAGCAGCGGCCAGACCCGGTGCGACTCCGGGGCGCCGGCGGCGAGCAGGGTGTCGACGCGACGCAGCAGGTCGAGGCCGGGCTCGGCGAGCCGGTCCAGCGCGTCCATCACGCCTCCCCGGCGAGCCGCAGCCCGGCCGCCCGGTCGCTGTCGGCGTAGCCGTCGGCCGCCTCGCGGACTGCGGCGGCGACGGCGCTGAGCCGGCCGGCGGCCGCGCGGGCCTCCCGCGACCGGTGGTCGGTGGCGGCCGCCCACTGCCGGTGCAGGGCCCGGCCGACCTCACCCGGACGCCCGAGCGCGTCGACGCCGAACGCGGCCTGCGCCGGGTCGCTCGCGGTGACCGTGTGGGAGAGGGTCGTGAGGGTGGCGCTCGCCTGGTCGAGGCGGGCGGTGAGGGCGCGCAGGGTGTCCATGTCAGGCTCCCGCGAGCGGTCGGTAGGCGGTGAAGGTCTCGTTGTGCAGCTTCTCCCGGGCCCACACGGCCGCGTCGGCGGCGGCGGTGACCGCGGCCTGCACCGAACCGGCCACGTTGCGGGGGTTGCGGGCGTGCAGGGGGCCGAGGAAGCGGACGTCGGTGATCCGGCCCCCGGCCGTCACGACGACCTCGACCAGGCCGTCGGGCGACCGCACGGTGACCTCCACCGTCGACACCGCCTGGTCGAACTCGGCCTGGAGGGACTCGATCCGGCGGTAACGCCGCACCGCCTCCTCGATCCAGGCCTCGTCGATCTCCCCCCGTGGCATCGGCGGACTCCTCCCGGGACTCACCATCACTGGGCGTGTCGTCGCCGTCACCACGGCATTCCCGGACCGTACCGCACGGCAATCGGAGCTGTCGATGCCTGTGGATGAGCGGTCCGGCGGGCGGGACCGCGTGGGCACGCTTCGGGCGGGCAAGCACCGGGCGGCGCGACGCCCAGGCACCATGGGCCGGCGCGACGCCCAGGCACGCACCGGCCGGACTGTCGGTCAGGCACGCATCGGCCGGGCTGTCGGTCAGGCACGCATCGGCCGGGGCGATGCCCGGGGTGGAGTCAGCCCCGCCAGAGGGCGAGCATCATCGCCTCGACGGCGATCCGGGGCTTCACGTTCGCCTCGATCGCGGTGCGGCACTCCAGCACTGCCTCCAGCCGGCGCAGCGCACCCTCGGCGTCCCACTTCTGCGCGCCGGCGCCGGCCAGCGCGGCGGTGTCGATGTGCACCGGCGCGACCGGGGCACGCAGCGCCATGGTGAGCGCGTCCCGGTAGAAACCGGCGAGGTCGACCAGAGCCCGGTCCAGCGCGTCCCGCTGGGCCCGGGTCGCCCGCGACTTCTGCCGCTTCTCCAGGTCCTTGAGCTGCCCGGCCGCGCCGCGGATGGCACCTGCGGCGCCCCGGCCGGTGCCGCCGGCGCCGAGCGCCGTCTCCAGCGCCGCCCGCTCGGCGGCGTCGGCCTCCGTCACGGACGCCTCGGCTTCCGCCTCGGCCGCCTCGATCAGCGCGGAGGCCGCGTCGAACGCCGCGCCCACGCCGGTCAGTCGGCGCGGCACCGCGAGCACCGCGTCCCGCCGCTTGCGGGCCTCGGGGTCACGGGCCAGCCGCCGGGCCCGACCGACGTGCCCCTGGGCGGCCGCCGCCGCCCACTGTGCCACGTCGGGCGCCACGCCGTCCCGGCGGACCAGCACCTCGGCCACCGCGGTGGCCGGCGGCTGCCGCAGCGGTACGACCCGGCAGCGCGACCGGACCGTCACCGAGACGTCGTCGGGGTGGGTGGACGGGGCGCAGAGCAGGAAGACCGTGCGCGGTGGCGGCTCCTCGATCGCCTTGAGCAGCGCGTTGCCGGCCGCCTCGGTGAGCCGGTCGGCGTCCTCGATCACCACCACCTGCCAGCGCCCGCCGGACGGGGTGCTGGCGGCGCGGAGCACCAGCGCCCGCATCTCGCCGACCCCGATGGAGAGTCCCTCCGGCACCACCAGCCGCACGTCGGCGTGGGTGCCGGCCAGGGTGGTGTGGCAGCCGGGGCACTCGCCGCAGCCCGTGCCGTACGCGCACTGGAGGGAGGCGGCGAAGGCGCGCGCCGCCACCGAGCGCCCGGAGCCGGGCGGACCGGTGAAGATCCAGGCGTGGGTCATCCCGGCACCCGGGTCGGGCGCGCGGCCGGTCGCCCCGGCGTCCGGCGTTCCGTCGCCGGCCGGCCCGGCCGGCGTGCCGTCGTCACCCGCTGTGCCTTCGTCGCCCGCGCCGACCGGGAGGAGCGCGGTCGCGCGGTCGGCGGCGGCCTGCCGCAGCACGGCGGCCGCCGCCGCGGCGGCCCGGCGGAGCGTGGCGACCGCCTCGTCCTGGCCGACCAGGTCGGCGAAGACGTCCGGCATCAGGGGCGCTTCTCCATCGTCACGAGCTCCGATTCGGATAACTCCGGCTGCACCGACGTGTCCGGCCCCTGCGCCGGCCGTGGGTGCA from Micromonospora sp. WMMD812 harbors:
- a CDS encoding alpha/beta hydrolase codes for the protein MLFEPVTAELSFEDDGNELIGDFVRPPWPGPCPAVVFVEGSGPGGRNQGPWQTRLAAAGFASLAYDKPGSGDSTGDWTRQTMADRAEETVAAVRAVRSREDVLSGAVALIGGSQGGWVAQLAASADDRIAAVVTVSGPGVNARAQEEYRLRHQLAAEGFSSADIQQALVLLRDQVQRVQSGDDPARVHAAQAHWHAAPWYPLLAGTTPRSIAFIAGIADYDPAPALAALNCPLLAIFGADDLLVPVEASVRAISNTLKDAGHTDHAMVVFPGADHNIRVYTGKGPAQVKQGRYTPAERAAGFDELIVTWLQRRLPLGPDLLLGQS
- a CDS encoding DNA polymerase III subunit delta'; translation: MPDVFADLVGQDEAVATLRRAAAAAAAVLRQAAADRATALLPVGAGDEGTAGDDGTPAGPAGDGTPDAGATGRAPDPGAGMTHAWIFTGPPGSGRSVAARAFAASLQCAYGTGCGECPGCHTTLAGTHADVRLVVPEGLSIGVGEMRALVLRAASTPSGGRWQVVVIEDADRLTEAAGNALLKAIEEPPPRTVFLLCAPSTHPDDVSVTVRSRCRVVPLRQPPATAVAEVLVRRDGVAPDVAQWAAAAAQGHVGRARRLARDPEARKRRDAVLAVPRRLTGVGAAFDAASALIEAAEAEAEASVTEADAAERAALETALGAGGTGRGAAGAIRGAAGQLKDLEKRQKSRATRAQRDALDRALVDLAGFYRDALTMALRAPVAPVHIDTAALAGAGAQKWDAEGALRRLEAVLECRTAIEANVKPRIAVEAMMLALWRG
- a CDS encoding DUF6221 family protein, producing the protein MEDLLRFLHARYEADNHAYAEVAHRFGGEALLDSHLPMLDLVEMLAREYEAMDPSDERFAGLAYAVRVLAQSYYEHPDYRQEWRV
- a CDS encoding YbaB/EbfC family nucleoid-associated protein yields the protein MPRGEIDEAWIEEAVRRYRRIESLQAEFDQAVSTVEVTVRSPDGLVEVVVTAGGRITDVRFLGPLHARNPRNVAGSVQAAVTAAADAAVWAREKLHNETFTAYRPLAGA
- a CDS encoding metallophosphoesterase; amino-acid sequence: MSDDHPRPDDPARDPEDFPAADGSAAESSASDPTAGSAAGSPSGPTAGEPSTGPGAGAASEPAGHRAARRPRTTDPLELGFTPRKPVPWLAPLLLISTGLRTLLAMLFGAYLDKRELQNSLDARIERQVGPDGGLWLDYVADLGDGFNSTYSVAYLLAQRELEVDGHRLPRAQTLVMGGDQVYPSAAYEAYEDRCKGPYQAALPVAPPERPTLFAVPGNHDWYDGLTAFLRLFVRSRDRHFGGWGTGQSRSYFAVELPADWWLLGLDDQSGSYLDDPQLAYFDTVARKLGPQSRVILAVPAPTWVKAVDHPTAYDSIDYFIRTIISPTGAQVRLLVSGDLHHYARYAGDERQLITCGGGGAYLYPTHKLPERIEVPPKDTLARRSSLTRPYDLVARYPDAARSRRYGWGIFPRLPLRNPGFATLLGTLHTLLMLAMAGVAANRVGTTEQRLFSVPLVVMLVVTLLGAAFFAKPPSAGGKRHARHWILGVGHGLAHVGLGAAGTWAWLHLPFYDWPWPLPVAAAAVLYGPVSGLVASQLVAAYLMIAGAFGVNVNELFAGQGIEDAKSFLRMRIDPDGTLTVYPVAVDRVARDWQVNPDQTPTASWLTPKTPLTPRLAEPPITLT
- a CDS encoding site-specific integrase, whose protein sequence is MKEPQEIFHPPILARRHAAYSLPSRLPPTHTPWSGPGPGRQGGAPYRTNDLVALALVCSALPGSEGVRLPRVVREEPVFLDHDQVARLAEACGRYRLLVRALAYTGLRWGEASALRVSRLDLLRRRVTVAVAFAEVGGELVEGTPKNHQRRSVPIPRFLVDELAAHVAGKRRDELVFTAPAGGPLRNTNFRSRVFAPAAASVGLAGLTPHDLRHTAASLAVAAGANVKAVQRMLGHASASMTLDVYAGLFGDDLDAVANRLDEAVAARDADYLRTGTVGGEVVDLGKRRSPGR
- the ricT gene encoding regulatory iron-sulfur-containing complex subunit RicT; this encodes MGMLCAVSFNRYGRLYYLDPGELRPQVGDRVLVPTDDGPEVAECVWAAQWVTEETDGFPKLAGLAGEEDLRRDEALRRRKAEAKVAAKKLIRAHGLPMKVVAVDHVLGSGESSGGGERTTVYFTAPHRVDFRSLVRDLGATLHCRVELRQLSARDSARVQGGIGSCGRDLCCATFLTDFEPVTIRMAKDQDLPLNPLRISGACGRLMCCLKYEHPLYSRFQESAPAIGARVTTPGGEGRVVGHSVPRDAVTVRLDADGSRSMCSRADVCGSRRAYESRDQSGPEGAAR
- a CDS encoding AAA family ATPase, with the translated sequence MGMRNYLIEGVSGTGKTSVCKELQRRGYHAINGDRELAYQGDPETGEPSDGLKHEHHIWHVDDVRALVANHDEPVTFFCGGSRNFHKFIDLFDGVFVLDVDLHTLNGRLDGRPQDEWGGRPAERELIARLHRTKEDIPRSGTVIDATAPLASVVDEILNRVMLSPSK